Within the Trichoderma breve strain T069 chromosome 3, whole genome shotgun sequence genome, the region CGGACGACGAGAGAGGCGGTATCAGATCCCGTGCCGATCTCCAAGTGACCTCGCCGACTGCCCGACCATTGGATCAATCTGCGTCACAATCGCGCCAAGATGCGGCTCTCCTCGCTGTCGGCCGTGCTCGCCACGGCGTTTGCGTGGACTGCGGCGGCCCAGGATGACTTTAGAAGCATAACGGTTGGTTTGATCTCGAACATGGATTGCGCAGGAATGGCTGTGGACTAATGAACCGCGCGCAGCTCAAGACGCACACTCTCGAACAAGTCAGTCGCAAATCGATGCagaggaaaggggggaagagagtggACAAATGTGAACAGTGAAGAAGCTAACTGGAGTTCTAATCTTTTCTAGCCCTACCTGGACTCTGACATGCAGAGCCGATGGTTCGATTTTGGCGGTGATACAATCATTAGAACAGACTCGTACGTTCCATGCCCAGCGCACTCACTCTATGCGACCCAATAGCTCAACCATGCTACAGATATATCCGCCTCACCTCCGATCGACCTTCGCAAAACGGCTGGCTCTTTTCACGAGTACCCCTCACAGCGACCAACTGGGAAATCGAGGTCGAGTTCAAGATTCATGGCAAGAACCAACTGTatggcgatggcttcgcCATGTGGATCACCAAGCAGCGAGGCCAGCTCGGACCTGTCTTTGGCCACGCCGACAAGTTTGAGGGCCTGGGCGTTTTCGTCGACACGTACAAGAACAACCGCCCCGGCGTTGTCTTCCCCTAtgtcatggccatgtttggAGACGGACAGAAGTCATACGACAAGAATAACGACGGCAAGGAGAcggagctggctggctgctcGGCCAGAGGTCTCCGCCACTCGAGCATCCCCACCAAGATGCGATTGACCTATTTCCAAGACAAGAGCCTCAAGCTCGAGCTCCAG harbors:
- a CDS encoding legume-like lectin family domain-containing protein yields the protein MRLSSLSAVLATAFAWTAAAQDDFRSITLKTHTLEQPYLDSDMQSRWFDFGGDTIIRTDSYIRLTSDRPSQNGWLFSRVPLTATNWEIEVEFKIHGKNQLYGDGFAMWITKQRGQLGPVFGHADKFEGLGVFVDTYKNNRPGVVFPYVMAMFGDGQKSYDKNNDGKETELAGCSARGLRHSSIPTKMRLTYFQDKSLKLELQYKTVGDWLVCFEVDNPPAIPNIAYLGFSAETGELSDHHDIISISAKNLYSSPTASGPGKANTRNQFKAKNEASGGSWTWFFTKIFLFFLVVGGGYAGFTAYRSRTKSHRF